GCACCAACTGAATGCCCATGTTAATACCTTGGATAAACTGCGATCTCGCTATCAAGTCGAGCCTGAAAACCTCTCTAGTGAAGACTATTTACATACCCTTGCCCAAACCAAATATCTCGGAGATTTAGAACGCGCTGCTTGTCAACTGCTCACCGACTTTCGTAAAGGTCACTTAGGGTTATTCTCCCTGGAATTACCCCCTTTGCGATAATCTTCTATAATCTCAAGGCCAGCACTCAGTACAATAGACCTCTTACATAAGCAGGTAGAAGATATAAGATTAACTCAGGGTTTGTATGATTTAGCACAGGGAGCCAATTCTAATGGCCGATCGTTTTTTTCACCCCCCTAAAACGGTTCCTTTATCCATCTATATTCTTGTGCCTGTGGTATTGCCTATCCTGGTGGCAATGACACTCACCGGATGGCTCTCCCTACGTCAAAACCATCAGTTAGTCCAACAATTATCCCTGCAATGGATGCAGGAAGTAGCCGATAGCCTAGAAACAAGACTTACCCTGAATCTCGATTTTCCTCAAGAGCTACTCAACTCCTATCCCACCCTTCCCTTAGATGATAAGAGTGCTTTATCCAATCAAAACTGTTTTTGGCCTTTCCTCAACAGTTTTCCCCACCTTCAAGGTATTTATTTAGGATTACACGATAACGGAGACCTGCTAGCTATTCATCGTACAGAAAATGGTGAAACAATTTGTACCCAAGCTAATCGTGAAACAGAGCAACGTTTATTGTCTTATCGTCTCAACGATCAAGGTGAAATCCAAGAGCAAATTCAGGCTGCTTCTACTCCCTATGATGTGCGCCAAGAATTTTGGTATAAAAACAGCTTAATTGAAGACAACCCGACAATAACCATTATACCATCCCCTTCCCACGCTAAGAACTCTGTCCATCTCCAACTCAAGCAACCTTTATACAACACTGAACAAGAATTAGTTGCGGTCAGTAGAATGGATTTTAATCTCGATTTATTTCTTGATTATATTCAAGAAAAATCTAGGAATTTTTCCGCAAATATTCTTGTTTTTGATCCACAGCTAAACCCCTTAAATCACTCTGCATTGACTTCTGAGAAACAAAACGCTCTCGACTCCGAGTTAGTGCCTGAAATTCAAAATCATCTCCAGAATCCATCCAGCGATCGACTGCAAATCATTAACCACAATAAACAAAACTATTGGATTTTAAGTTCTCCCTATCATTGGCCTGGCGAGCAGCAATGGTGGATCGCTATCATAGTCCCGGAACAACAAATATTTAAAACCGTACAAATCAATTTTCGTAATCATCTCTTGATTAATTTATCTGCATTATTAATCGCTATCACTTGGGGAGGGTTCTGTCTTTATAAGGTGAGCTATGTTCTCAATCAGTTGAGCCAGAACGTGGAAGAAGCTCTGTATGGAAACTTGCACCTTAAAAGTTGGAATAAATCTATCGTTGATCCTCTAGATAGATTAATTAATCGTGCGCAAAGGCTATCTGATTATGGCTCTCAAATCATGGAGTCAATCCAAGAGGAAAATAAACGCTTATTAGACAAAGTAGATTCGGGGACGAATTTATTGATAGAAGCGGTAGAAAAAGCCGATCAAGCCAACCTGAAATTACAACAATCTCAATCCCTGTTAGAAAGTATTATTAACAGTTCCATGGACGGGATTATGGCGTTTCAGTCTATCCGAGATCAGCGCGGTAGTATTGTTGATTTTGAATGGATTGTTTGCAATCAGGTTTCTGCCTACTTTTTTCACATAAAAACAGTTAATCTAGTGGGTAAATCTTGGCTTCAAGAAATAAAAAGCCCTAACCTAAGAAGCTTGTTCGATCATTATGTGAGTGTGGTGGAAACAGGTAGAAATGTAGAATTAGAGTTTCCCTATGATTATCAAACAGAACGGGCTTGGTTTCATGTTATTGCGGTCAAACTAGGGGATGGCTTATCCGTGAACTTTCGGGATATTACTGACCGTAAAAAATCTGTGTTTGAACTGCGTAAAATGCTCGATGAAGTGCATAAACTTGCCAATACAGACGGCTTAACCAAAGTGGCTAACCGTCGTCAATTTGATGAATGTCTCTATCAAGAATGGTTACGTTTAAAACGCGATTGCTTACCCCTATCCATCATTTTATGTGATGTGGATTACTTTAAGCTCTATAATGACACTTATGGGCACCAAGCGGGGGATGACTGCCTGATCCAAGTTGCTCGCGCCATTCAACATTCAGTCCGACGCGCTAGTGATGTTGTTGCTCGATATGGAGGAGAAGAATTTGTTGTCCTGCTTCCGAATACGTCAGAAGACGGGGCAAAAGTGGTTGCCCAGTTAATTCAGTCCAAAATGGAAGATTTGCAAATTCCCCATGAAAGCTCGAAAGTGGCTTCAACTGTGACGATTAGCTTGGGGATTGCCACCTTAGTTCCTACCGCACAACTATCTAAAGAAAGCTTGATTGCTCTAGCGGATGAAGCCTTATATGAAGCTAAGGAACAAGGACGAAATCAATTTGTAGTCAAATCTTAATCTGGGGCAGGTAACGTAACAAAATGTTGCAAGTCTTTGAAAACTATTGAGAAATGGGCCAAAGTCCTCTACTGCCTTTACCCTGGTTCATTAAAATAATGTTAACTTTCCCCAATACCAACTTATGAACGATCAACAGAGCTATCGTCTCCATTGCACCCTCTCCTTTGGAGATATCTACGGACAAATCATTGTCTGGTTAATTGTAATTTTCATCAGTTTAGCAGCCGCCTTGGCCTTAATGGGTGCAGGGAGTCCGGTTTATGCCTTAGCCACGGTGGGATTAATTCTCGTTCTTTCTTTACCATTTCTGTTGTTTAGTTTTGTGACGACCTTACTCAACCATATTGAATTTATGCCGGTTGAAGAGCGCCAGCAAAAACGCTCCTCTCGTGCAGGAGCATCCCAAAATCCAGCACAAGCAGCCGGTTAACCGGATTCGTAATGGTATTGTTGTAGGGGCGAAGGGCCCCTACTAATTGCCTGTTTCTTGACCCAGTTGGAGAAGATCAACCAAACCATGTTAGAGCATGATGTAATCAT
This window of the Roseofilum reptotaenium CS-1145 genome carries:
- a CDS encoding diguanylate cyclase, yielding MADRFFHPPKTVPLSIYILVPVVLPILVAMTLTGWLSLRQNHQLVQQLSLQWMQEVADSLETRLTLNLDFPQELLNSYPTLPLDDKSALSNQNCFWPFLNSFPHLQGIYLGLHDNGDLLAIHRTENGETICTQANRETEQRLLSYRLNDQGEIQEQIQAASTPYDVRQEFWYKNSLIEDNPTITIIPSPSHAKNSVHLQLKQPLYNTEQELVAVSRMDFNLDLFLDYIQEKSRNFSANILVFDPQLNPLNHSALTSEKQNALDSELVPEIQNHLQNPSSDRLQIINHNKQNYWILSSPYHWPGEQQWWIAIIVPEQQIFKTVQINFRNHLLINLSALLIAITWGGFCLYKVSYVLNQLSQNVEEALYGNLHLKSWNKSIVDPLDRLINRAQRLSDYGSQIMESIQEENKRLLDKVDSGTNLLIEAVEKADQANLKLQQSQSLLESIINSSMDGIMAFQSIRDQRGSIVDFEWIVCNQVSAYFFHIKTVNLVGKSWLQEIKSPNLRSLFDHYVSVVETGRNVELEFPYDYQTERAWFHVIAVKLGDGLSVNFRDITDRKKSVFELRKMLDEVHKLANTDGLTKVANRRQFDECLYQEWLRLKRDCLPLSIILCDVDYFKLYNDTYGHQAGDDCLIQVARAIQHSVRRASDVVARYGGEEFVVLLPNTSEDGAKVVAQLIQSKMEDLQIPHESSKVASTVTISLGIATLVPTAQLSKESLIALADEALYEAKEQGRNQFVVKS